In Enterobacter pseudoroggenkampii, one genomic interval encodes:
- the prfC gene encoding peptide chain release factor 3 encodes MTLSPYLQEVAKRRTFAIISHPDAGKTTITEKVLLFGQAIQTAGTVKGRGSSQHAKSDWMEMEKQRGISITTSVMQFPYHDCLVNLLDTPGHEDFSEDTYRTLTAVDCCLMVIDAAKGVEDRTRKLMEVTRLRDTPILTFMNKLDRDIRDPMEVMDEVENELKIACAPITWPIGCGKLFKGVYHLYKDETYLYQTGKGHTIQEVRIVKGLDNPDLDAAVGEELAAQLRDELELVKGASHEFDKELFLSGEITPVFFGTALGNFGVDHMLDGLVEWAPRPMPRKTDTREVEAQEEKFTGFVFKIQANMDPKHRDRVAFMRVVSGKYEKGMKLRQVRTGKDVVISDALTFMAGDRSHVEEAYPGDIIGLHNHGTIQIGDTFTQGEMMKFTGIPNFAPELFRRIRLRDPLKQKQLLKGLVQLSEEGAVQVFRPIANNDLIVGAVGVLQFDVVVARLKSEYNVEAIYESVNVATARWVECSDVKKFEEFKRKNEVQLALDGGDNLTYIAPTMVNLNLTQERYPDVQFRKTREH; translated from the coding sequence ATGACGTTGTCTCCTTATCTGCAAGAGGTGGCCAAGCGCCGCACTTTTGCCATTATCTCGCACCCGGATGCCGGTAAAACGACCATCACTGAGAAGGTGTTGCTGTTCGGACAGGCGATCCAGACTGCGGGTACCGTGAAAGGCCGTGGCTCCAGCCAGCATGCAAAATCTGACTGGATGGAGATGGAAAAGCAGCGTGGTATTTCGATTACCACCTCCGTGATGCAGTTCCCGTATCACGACTGCCTGGTGAACCTGCTGGACACCCCGGGGCACGAAGACTTCTCCGAAGATACCTACCGTACCCTGACGGCGGTGGACTGCTGTCTGATGGTGATCGACGCCGCGAAAGGTGTCGAAGACAGGACCCGTAAGCTGATGGAAGTCACCCGTCTGCGCGATACGCCGATCCTCACCTTTATGAACAAACTCGACCGTGACATCCGCGATCCGATGGAAGTGATGGATGAAGTGGAAAACGAGCTGAAGATCGCCTGTGCTCCAATCACCTGGCCAATCGGCTGCGGTAAGCTGTTCAAAGGGGTTTATCACCTCTATAAAGACGAAACTTACCTGTATCAGACCGGTAAAGGCCACACCATTCAGGAAGTGCGCATCGTGAAAGGTCTGGACAACCCGGATCTGGACGCGGCGGTTGGCGAAGAGCTGGCCGCGCAGCTGCGCGACGAGCTGGAGCTGGTGAAGGGCGCGTCTCACGAGTTCGACAAAGAGCTGTTCCTGAGCGGTGAAATCACTCCGGTCTTCTTCGGTACCGCACTGGGTAACTTCGGCGTTGACCACATGCTGGACGGTCTGGTGGAGTGGGCGCCGCGTCCGATGCCGCGTAAAACCGATACCCGTGAAGTGGAAGCGCAGGAAGAGAAATTCACCGGCTTCGTGTTCAAAATTCAGGCCAACATGGACCCGAAACACCGCGACCGCGTGGCCTTTATGCGCGTGGTGTCCGGTAAGTATGAAAAGGGCATGAAGCTGCGCCAGGTGCGTACCGGGAAAGATGTGGTGATCTCCGACGCCCTGACCTTTATGGCGGGTGACCGTTCGCACGTTGAAGAAGCCTATCCGGGTGACATCATCGGTCTGCACAACCATGGCACTATTCAGATCGGCGATACCTTCACCCAGGGCGAAATGATGAAGTTCACCGGCATTCCGAACTTTGCGCCGGAGCTGTTCCGTCGTATCCGTCTGCGCGATCCGCTGAAGCAGAAACAGCTGCTGAAAGGCCTGGTGCAGCTCTCCGAGGAGGGCGCCGTGCAGGTCTTCCGCCCAATCGCGAACAACGATCTGATCGTTGGCGCGGTCGGCGTGCTGCAGTTTGACGTGGTTGTCGCGCGTCTGAAGAGCGAATACAACGTGGAAGCGATTTACGAGTCGGTGAACGTCGCGACCGCGCGCTGGGTTGAGTGTTCTGACGTGAAGAAATTCGAAGAGTTTAAGCGTAAGAATGAAGTTCAGCTGGCGCTGGATGGTGGCGATAACCTGACCTATATCGCGCCAACCATGGTGAACCTGAACCTGACGCAGGAACGTTATCCCGACGTTCAGTTCCGTAAAACCCGCGAGCACTAA
- the rimI gene encoding ribosomal protein S18-alanine N-acetyltransferase — protein MNTISSLTTPDLTTAFAIETRAHAFPWSEKTFASNQGERYLNYRLDVDGTMAAFAITQVVLDEATLFNIAVDPAFQRRGLGRELLEHLIRELETRDVFTLWLEVRASNVAAIALYESLGFNEATIRRNYYPTAEGREDAIIMALPIG, from the coding sequence ATGAACACGATTTCTTCCCTCACGACGCCTGACCTGACCACAGCGTTTGCGATTGAAACACGCGCCCACGCGTTTCCGTGGAGCGAAAAAACCTTCGCCAGCAATCAGGGCGAACGGTATCTGAACTACCGCCTGGACGTTGACGGCACCATGGCCGCTTTCGCGATCACGCAGGTTGTTCTTGATGAGGCGACGCTGTTTAATATCGCGGTTGATCCCGCGTTTCAGCGCCGTGGGCTGGGAAGAGAACTGCTTGAGCACCTCATCCGTGAGCTCGAAACCCGTGACGTTTTCACCCTGTGGCTGGAGGTGCGCGCGTCGAATGTCGCCGCCATCGCGCTCTATGAAAGCTTAGGCTTTAACGAGGCGACAATCCGCCGTAACTACTACCCCACCGCAGAGGGACGTGAAGACGCCATCATAATGGCTCTGCCGATTGGATAA
- a CDS encoding YjjI family glycine radical enzyme: MPHSSPDALQQRCQQIVTSPVLSAEQKRHFLALEAENNLPYPALPEAARAALDEGFICDMFEGHAPYKPRYVLPDYAKFLANGSEWLELEGAKDLDDALSLLTILYHHVPSVTSMPVYLGQLDALLQPYVRILTQEEINSRIKRFWRYLDRTLPDAFMHANIGPEDTPITRAILRADAELKQVAPNLTFIYDPEATPDDLLLEVAKNICECSKPHISNGPVNDKIFTKGRYGVVSCYNSLPLAGGGSTLVRLNLKAIAECSTSIEDFFTRTLPHYCQQQMAIIDARCGFLYEQSGFFENSFLVKEGLIDADRFVPMFGMYGLAEAVNVLCEKAGIAGRYGKDEQANALGYRISEQLAVFVENTPVKHGWKQRAMLHAQSGISSDSGTTPGARLPYGDEPDPISHLLAVAPHHKHYSSGISDILTLDETVKRNPQAVVQLCLGAFRAGMREFTANVAGNDLVRVTGYMVRLSDLEKYREAGSRTNTTWLGEEAARNTRILERQPRVISHEQQMRFS; encoded by the coding sequence ATGCCCCACTCCAGCCCCGACGCCCTGCAGCAACGTTGCCAGCAGATTGTGACAAGCCCGGTGTTATCCGCGGAACAAAAACGTCATTTTCTGGCGCTGGAAGCGGAAAACAACCTGCCGTATCCGGCACTTCCTGAAGCTGCGCGCGCCGCGCTGGACGAGGGGTTTATCTGCGACATGTTCGAAGGCCATGCGCCTTACAAACCCCGTTACGTTCTGCCGGATTACGCAAAATTTCTGGCTAACGGTTCAGAATGGCTGGAGCTGGAAGGGGCAAAAGATCTCGACGATGCCCTCTCGCTGCTAACCATCCTTTATCACCACGTTCCGTCCGTCACATCGATGCCGGTCTATCTCGGCCAGCTTGATGCGCTGCTGCAACCATATGTTAGAATTCTAACACAAGAAGAAATCAATAGCCGAATAAAACGTTTCTGGCGCTATCTTGACCGTACGCTGCCGGATGCCTTTATGCATGCCAATATCGGGCCGGAAGATACGCCCATCACCCGTGCCATTCTGCGTGCCGATGCAGAGCTGAAGCAGGTCGCGCCGAACCTGACCTTTATTTATGATCCAGAGGCCACCCCGGACGACCTGCTGCTTGAGGTGGCAAAAAACATATGTGAATGCAGTAAACCGCACATTTCTAATGGCCCGGTGAATGATAAAATTTTCACAAAAGGTCGTTATGGCGTGGTGAGCTGTTACAACTCCCTGCCTCTGGCTGGCGGTGGCAGCACCCTGGTGCGCCTTAACCTCAAAGCCATTGCTGAATGCAGCACGTCCATTGAAGACTTCTTCACCCGCACGCTCCCGCACTATTGCCAGCAGCAAATGGCCATCATCGATGCACGCTGTGGTTTCCTGTACGAGCAATCTGGCTTCTTTGAGAATAGCTTCCTGGTAAAAGAGGGGCTGATTGATGCCGATCGGTTTGTGCCGATGTTTGGCATGTACGGTCTGGCGGAAGCGGTAAACGTGCTCTGTGAGAAAGCTGGCATCGCGGGACGTTACGGCAAAGATGAGCAGGCCAACGCGCTGGGCTATCGCATCAGCGAACAGCTTGCGGTGTTTGTCGAAAACACGCCGGTGAAGCACGGCTGGAAGCAGCGCGCGATGCTTCACGCGCAGTCGGGGATCAGCTCCGACTCCGGCACCACGCCGGGCGCGCGCCTGCCCTACGGCGACGAGCCGGATCCCATCAGCCACCTGCTGGCGGTAGCTCCCCATCACAAGCACTACTCTTCCGGGATAAGCGATATCCTGACGCTGGATGAGACGGTAAAACGCAACCCGCAGGCGGTGGTTCAGCTGTGCCTGGGCGCGTTCAGGGCGGGTATGCGCGAGTTTACCGCCAACGTGGCGGGTAACGATCTGGTGCGCGTCACCGGGTATATGGTGCGGCTATCGGATCTGGAGAAATACCGGGAAGCAGGGTCGAGAACGAACACCACGTGGCTGGGGGAAGAAGCCGCACGCAATACCCGCATTCTGGAACGTCAGCCGCGCGTGATTAGCCATGAACAGCAGATGCGCTTTAGTTAG
- the deoC gene encoding deoxyribose-phosphate aldolase → MTDLTASSLRALKLMDLTTLNDDDTNEKVIALCHQAKTPVGNTAAVCIYPRFIPIARKTLKEQGTPDVRIATVTNFPHGNDDIEIALAETRAAIAYGADEVDVVFPYRALIAGNEQVGFDLVKACKDACAAANVLLKVIIETGELKEEALIRKASEISIKAGADFIKTSTGKVPVNATPESARIMMEVIRDMGVSKTVGFKPAGGVRTAEDAQQFLAIADELFGADWADSRHYRFGASSLLASLLKALGHGDGKSASSY, encoded by the coding sequence ATGACCGATTTAACTGCAAGCAGCCTGCGCGCGTTGAAACTGATGGACCTGACTACCCTGAACGATGACGACACCAATGAGAAAGTCATCGCCCTGTGCCATCAGGCGAAAACGCCAGTGGGTAACACCGCAGCCGTTTGTATCTACCCGCGCTTTATCCCGATTGCCCGTAAAACTCTGAAAGAGCAGGGCACGCCGGACGTGCGCATTGCAACCGTGACTAACTTCCCGCACGGCAACGACGATATCGAGATTGCGCTGGCAGAAACCCGCGCGGCGATTGCTTACGGTGCAGACGAAGTTGACGTGGTGTTCCCGTACCGCGCGCTGATCGCCGGCAATGAGCAGGTCGGTTTTGACCTGGTGAAGGCCTGTAAAGACGCGTGTGCGGCGGCAAACGTGCTGCTTAAAGTGATCATCGAAACCGGCGAGCTGAAAGAAGAGGCGCTGATTCGTAAGGCATCTGAAATCTCCATCAAAGCCGGTGCGGATTTCATTAAAACCTCTACCGGTAAAGTGCCGGTTAACGCCACCCCGGAAAGCGCGCGCATCATGATGGAAGTGATCCGCGACATGGGCGTCTCCAAAACCGTAGGCTTCAAACCTGCGGGCGGCGTGCGTACCGCCGAAGACGCGCAGCAGTTCCTGGCGATTGCTGACGAACTGTTCGGCGCCGACTGGGCCGATTCCCGTCACTACCGTTTCGGTGCGTCCAGCCTGCTGGCTAGCCTGCTGAAGGCGCTGGGTCACGGCGACGGTAAGAGCGCAAGCAGCTACTGA
- the yjjG gene encoding pyrimidine 5'-nucleotidase — MKWDWIFFDADETLFTFDSFGGLQRMFLDYSVTFTAEDFQDYQAVNKPLWVDYQNGAITALQLQHQRFDVWAERLKVSPGTLNEAFLNAMTDICAPLPGAVSLLNALKGKVKLGIITNGFTALQQIRLERTGLRDHFDALVISEEVGVPKPDPRIFDYALAQAGNPDRDRVLMVGDTAESDILGGMKAGLSTVWLNAHGRVKPEGIEPTWTVTSLNELEQLLCKQ, encoded by the coding sequence ATGAAATGGGACTGGATTTTCTTTGATGCCGACGAAACGCTGTTTACGTTCGATTCGTTCGGCGGCCTGCAGCGGATGTTTCTCGACTATAGCGTGACCTTCACCGCTGAAGATTTTCAGGACTATCAGGCGGTCAACAAGCCGCTGTGGGTGGATTACCAGAACGGTGCCATCACCGCGTTACAGCTTCAGCACCAGCGCTTTGACGTCTGGGCGGAACGTTTAAAGGTCAGTCCGGGGACGCTGAACGAGGCGTTTCTGAACGCGATGACGGATATCTGCGCGCCACTGCCGGGCGCGGTTTCCCTGCTGAACGCGTTGAAAGGTAAGGTAAAACTGGGGATCATCACCAACGGTTTTACCGCCCTGCAGCAGATCCGCCTCGAGCGCACCGGTCTGCGCGATCATTTCGACGCGCTGGTGATCTCGGAAGAGGTGGGTGTACCTAAACCGGATCCGCGAATTTTCGATTATGCGCTGGCGCAGGCCGGTAATCCCGACCGCGATCGCGTCCTGATGGTGGGGGATACGGCAGAGTCAGATATTCTGGGCGGCATGAAGGCCGGTCTGTCGACCGTCTGGCTTAACGCGCATGGCCGCGTGAAGCCTGAAGGCATCGAGCCGACCTGGACCGTGACGTCGTTGAACGAACTGGAGCAACTCCTGTGTAAACAATGA
- a CDS encoding YjjW family glycine radical enzyme activase, with protein sequence MNSRCALVSQVIPFSCVDGPGSRLALFLQGCNLRCKTCHNPWTIGRCNDCGDCVPHCPHDALTIQAGRVWWQESDCQQCDTCLHLCQQQATPMAHRFSVEEILAQIRKSAPFIEGITVSGGEATTQLPFLIALFTAIKADPALRHLTCLVDSNGLLSETGWEKLLPVLDGAMLDLKAWDNEHHRFLTGRENPQIKQSIRWLAQHQRLTELRLLVIPEQCDYLEHLKPLTTFIHGLGNIPVRINAFQAHGVYGEAASWRSATPEDVEPLARALEKQKITVIRPALYL encoded by the coding sequence ATGAACAGCAGATGCGCTTTAGTTAGTCAGGTCATTCCTTTTTCCTGCGTGGACGGGCCGGGCAGCCGCCTGGCCCTGTTCCTGCAGGGCTGTAACCTGCGCTGTAAAACCTGCCACAACCCGTGGACGATTGGCCGCTGCAACGACTGCGGGGACTGTGTGCCCCACTGTCCGCACGATGCGCTGACCATTCAGGCCGGGCGCGTCTGGTGGCAGGAGAGCGACTGCCAGCAGTGCGACACCTGTCTGCACCTGTGTCAGCAGCAGGCAACGCCTATGGCGCACCGCTTCAGCGTGGAAGAGATCCTCGCTCAGATCCGCAAATCCGCACCGTTTATCGAAGGGATCACCGTCAGCGGTGGTGAAGCCACAACGCAATTACCGTTTTTGATCGCCCTGTTCACCGCGATCAAAGCCGATCCTGCCCTGCGCCACCTCACCTGTCTGGTCGACAGCAACGGTCTGTTAAGCGAAACCGGCTGGGAAAAGCTGCTGCCGGTACTGGATGGCGCGATGCTGGATCTGAAGGCGTGGGACAATGAGCATCACCGTTTTCTGACCGGGCGCGAAAACCCGCAGATTAAACAGAGTATTCGCTGGCTGGCACAGCATCAACGGCTGACTGAATTGAGGCTCCTGGTGATCCCAGAGCAATGTGATTATCTGGAACATCTGAAACCGCTGACAACGTTTATCCACGGGCTGGGGAATATTCCGGTGCGTATTAACGCGTTTCAAGCGCATGGCGTGTACGGTGAGGCGGCATCATGGCGCAGCGCCACGCCCGAGGACGTTGAACCGCTGGCGCGGGCGCTGGAAAAACAGAAGATAACGGTGATCCGCCCGGCGCTTTACCTATAG
- a CDS encoding patatin-like phospholipase family protein, protein MGQRIPVTLGNIAPLTLKPFRAGQLALVCEGGGQRGIFTAGVLDEFMRAQFNPFDLYFGTSAGAQNLSAYVCNQPGYARKVIMRYTTAKEFFNPVRFVRGGNLIDLDWLLESTSSQMPLAMDTAARLFDSGKEFWMCASRGDDYSPGYFSPQKENWLDIIRASSAIPGFYRTGALLDGISYLDGGISDAVPVQEAARRGAKTIVVIRTVPSQMYYTPQWFKRMERWLGDSSLQPLVNIAKQHETTYGAMQRFIEKPPGKLRIFEIYPPKPLLSMALGSRVPALRMDYKTGRLCGRYFLATVGKMLAEQPPLHRHKRIITPPAIVANDALTMPLVDIPQANDALLDNEDLA, encoded by the coding sequence GTGGGGCAACGAATTCCCGTTACGCTCGGCAATATTGCGCCGCTGACGTTAAAACCGTTTCGCGCAGGTCAACTCGCGCTGGTCTGCGAAGGTGGAGGACAGCGCGGCATTTTCACCGCCGGCGTGCTGGACGAATTTATGCGCGCGCAGTTCAACCCGTTTGACCTCTACTTCGGCACGTCTGCCGGGGCGCAGAACCTTTCTGCCTATGTCTGCAACCAGCCCGGCTACGCGCGAAAGGTCATCATGCGCTATACCACGGCGAAAGAGTTTTTTAATCCGGTGCGCTTTGTGCGCGGCGGTAACCTGATCGATCTCGACTGGCTGCTGGAGTCGACCTCCAGCCAGATGCCGCTGGCCATGGACACCGCGGCCCGTCTGTTTGATAGCGGCAAAGAATTCTGGATGTGCGCCAGCCGGGGGGATGACTATTCGCCGGGCTATTTTTCGCCTCAGAAAGAGAACTGGCTGGACATCATCCGTGCCTCCAGCGCGATCCCCGGTTTTTATCGTACCGGTGCGCTGCTGGACGGCATTAGCTATCTGGACGGGGGGATCAGTGACGCGGTACCGGTGCAGGAAGCCGCCCGTCGCGGGGCGAAAACCATTGTGGTGATCCGTACCGTACCGTCGCAAATGTATTACACGCCGCAGTGGTTTAAACGGATGGAGCGCTGGTTGGGCGACAGCAGCCTGCAGCCGCTGGTGAACATCGCGAAGCAGCATGAAACCACCTACGGCGCGATGCAGCGCTTCATTGAAAAACCGCCGGGTAAGCTGCGTATTTTTGAAATCTATCCGCCTAAGCCGCTGCTGAGCATGGCCTTGGGCAGCCGCGTCCCTGCGCTGCGCATGGATTACAAAACGGGACGGCTGTGCGGGCGCTACTTCCTGGCAACGGTGGGGAAAATGCTGGCGGAGCAACCGCCGCTTCATCGCCATAAACGCATTATTACGCCGCCTGCGATTGTCGCTAACGATGCCCTGACGATGCCGCTGGTGGATATTCCGCAGGCGAATGACGCTTTACTGGATAACGAGGATCTGGCGTGA
- the osmY gene encoding molecular chaperone OsmY → MNMTRLKISKTLLAVTLGSVLVSGSALAESSTMDKAQSTADSAGQKIDSSMNKVGNFMDDSSITAKVKAALVDDEAIKSTDISVKTDKKVVTLSGFVESQAQAEQAVKVAKGVEGVASVSDKLHVRDGKNASVKGYAGDAATTSEIKAKLLADDIVPSRKVKVETTDGVVQLSGTVDSQAQSERAESIAKAIDGVKSVKNDLKTK, encoded by the coding sequence ATGAATATGACAAGACTGAAGATTTCTAAAACTCTGCTGGCTGTAACCCTGGGTAGCGTTCTGGTGAGCGGCTCCGCCCTCGCGGAAAGCAGCACCATGGATAAAGCACAATCCACGGCCGATAGCGCAGGGCAAAAAATCGATAGCTCTATGAATAAAGTCGGCAACTTCATGGATGACAGCTCAATCACAGCAAAAGTGAAAGCCGCACTGGTGGATGATGAAGCCATTAAGAGCACCGATATTTCCGTTAAGACCGACAAGAAAGTGGTCACGCTGAGCGGCTTTGTTGAAAGCCAGGCTCAGGCAGAACAGGCGGTGAAAGTGGCGAAAGGCGTCGAAGGTGTTGCCTCCGTCAGCGATAAACTGCACGTCCGTGACGGCAAAAACGCGTCGGTGAAAGGTTACGCCGGTGATGCCGCCACCACCAGTGAAATCAAAGCTAAACTTTTAGCAGATGACATCGTGCCGTCCCGTAAGGTGAAAGTAGAAACCACCGATGGTGTGGTTCAGCTTTCCGGTACGGTAGATTCGCAGGCGCAAAGTGAACGTGCCGAGTCCATTGCGAAAGCGATTGATGGTGTGAAAAGCGTTAAAAACGATCTGAAAACGAAGTAA
- a CDS encoding TatD family hydrolase has translation MTHRFVDTHCHFDFPPFTGEEAQSIAKAADAGVQAIIVPSVEAAYFSRVLDLSARHPALYAALGLHPIVIERHRDEHIERLDEIVQTAGDKLVAIGEIGLDLYRENPQFERQQTILDAQLRLAKRHDLPVILHSRRTHDKLAMHLKRIDLPRRGVVHGFSGSLQQAQRFIELGYKIGVGGTITYPRASKTRDVMAQLPLSALLLETDAPDMPLNGFQGQPNRPEQAARVFATLCELRKEPEEVIADALLENTRSVFGITL, from the coding sequence GTGACGCACCGCTTTGTCGATACCCACTGCCACTTTGATTTCCCGCCGTTTACGGGGGAGGAAGCGCAAAGCATTGCGAAAGCCGCTGACGCAGGCGTTCAGGCCATCATTGTGCCGTCAGTGGAAGCGGCGTACTTTTCCCGCGTGCTGGATCTTTCTGCACGGCACCCCGCGCTCTATGCGGCGCTCGGCCTGCATCCGATCGTGATTGAGCGGCATCGTGATGAGCACATAGAGAGACTTGATGAGATAGTGCAGACCGCAGGCGACAAGCTTGTCGCCATCGGGGAGATCGGCCTCGATCTTTATCGCGAGAACCCGCAGTTTGAGCGCCAGCAGACGATCCTCGACGCGCAGCTCAGGCTGGCGAAGCGTCACGATCTGCCGGTGATCCTCCATTCAAGACGCACGCACGATAAGCTGGCAATGCACCTGAAGCGCATCGATCTGCCGCGCAGGGGCGTCGTGCACGGTTTCTCCGGCAGCCTGCAGCAGGCGCAGCGTTTTATTGAGCTGGGCTATAAAATCGGCGTCGGTGGCACCATCACCTATCCGCGCGCCAGTAAAACCCGGGACGTGATGGCGCAGCTGCCGCTGTCGGCGCTTCTGCTGGAAACCGACGCGCCGGATATGCCACTGAATGGTTTTCAGGGTCAGCCGAATCGCCCGGAACAGGCGGCGCGCGTGTTTGCCACCCTGTGTGAACTGCGAAAAGAGCCTGAAGAGGTGATTGCCGATGCGCTGCTGGAAAATACGCGGTCGGTATTTGGTATCACGCTATAG
- a CDS encoding DNA polymerase III subunit psi, producing the protein MTSRRDWQLQQLGITQWALRRPTAFQGEIAISIPAHVRLVMVAEELPALNEPLIDDVLRSLKLTADQVLPLTPERVAMLPPDSRCNSWRIGETNEIPLQGSQICSPALDELKANPKARSALWQQICEYEHDFFPHDA; encoded by the coding sequence ATGACATCCCGACGAGACTGGCAGTTGCAGCAGCTGGGCATCACCCAGTGGGCTTTGCGTCGCCCGACGGCGTTTCAGGGCGAAATCGCTATCTCCATCCCGGCGCACGTTCGGCTGGTGATGGTGGCGGAAGAACTGCCTGCCCTGAATGAACCCCTGATCGATGATGTCCTTCGCAGCCTGAAGCTGACGGCCGACCAGGTTTTACCGCTGACGCCAGAGCGTGTCGCGATGCTGCCTCCTGATAGCCGCTGTAACAGCTGGCGTATCGGAGAGACAAACGAGATCCCCCTCCAGGGGAGCCAGATCTGCTCGCCAGCGCTGGACGAACTGAAAGCCAACCCAAAAGCGCGCAGCGCGCTATGGCAACAAATCTGCGAATATGAACACGATTTCTTCCCTCACGACGCCTGA
- the deoA gene encoding thymidine phosphorylase: protein MFLAQEIIRKKRDGHALSDEEIRFFINGIRDNTVSEGQIAALAMTIFFHDMSMPERVSLTMAMRDSGTVLDWKSLNPNGPIVDKHSTGGVGDVTSLMLGPMVAACGGYIPMISGRGLGHTGGTLDKLEAIPGFDIFPDDNRFRDIIKDVGVAIIGQTSSLAPADKRFYATRDITATVDSIPLITASILAKKLAEGLDALVMDVKVGSGAFMPTYELSEALAEAIVGVSNGAGVRTTALLTDMNQVLASSAGNAVEVREAVQFLTGEYRNPRLFDVTMALCVEMLISGKLAKDDADARAKLQAVLDNGKAAEIFGRMVAAQKGPTDFVENYAKYLPTATLSKAVYADSEGFVSAMDTRALGMAVVSMGGGRRQASDTIDYSVGFTDMARLGDSVDGQRPLAVIHAKDEASWQEAAKAVKAAITLDDKAPETTPTVYRRITE, encoded by the coding sequence GTGTTTCTCGCACAAGAAATTATTCGTAAAAAACGTGATGGTCATGCATTAAGCGACGAAGAGATCCGCTTCTTCATTAACGGCATTCGTGATAACACCGTCTCAGAAGGGCAGATTGCGGCTCTGGCGATGACCATTTTCTTCCACGATATGTCGATGCCTGAGCGCGTGTCGCTGACCATGGCGATGCGAGATTCAGGAACCGTTCTGGACTGGAAAAGCCTCAACCCTAACGGCCCGATTGTGGATAAACACTCCACCGGCGGCGTGGGTGACGTGACCTCCCTGATGCTCGGCCCAATGGTGGCAGCCTGTGGCGGTTACATCCCGATGATCTCCGGGCGCGGCCTGGGCCACACCGGCGGTACGCTCGACAAACTGGAAGCTATTCCGGGCTTCGATATCTTCCCGGATGACAACCGCTTCCGCGACATTATTAAAGACGTTGGTGTGGCGATTATCGGCCAGACCAGCTCTCTTGCTCCGGCAGACAAGCGTTTCTACGCGACCCGCGACATCACCGCGACCGTTGACTCCATCCCGCTGATCACCGCCTCTATCCTGGCGAAGAAGCTGGCAGAAGGGCTGGACGCGCTGGTGATGGACGTGAAGGTAGGCAGCGGCGCGTTTATGCCAACCTATGAACTCTCTGAGGCGCTGGCCGAAGCGATCGTTGGCGTCTCCAACGGCGCAGGCGTGCGCACTACCGCACTGCTCACCGATATGAACCAGGTGCTGGCTTCCAGCGCCGGTAACGCCGTCGAAGTGCGTGAAGCCGTCCAGTTCCTCACCGGGGAATACCGTAACCCGCGTCTGTTCGACGTCACCATGGCGCTGTGCGTGGAGATGTTAATCTCCGGCAAGCTCGCCAAAGACGACGCCGACGCCCGCGCGAAGCTGCAGGCGGTGCTGGACAACGGCAAAGCGGCGGAGATCTTCGGCCGCATGGTCGCGGCACAAAAAGGCCCGACCGATTTCGTCGAAAATTACGCGAAGTACCTGCCAACCGCGACGCTCAGCAAAGCGGTGTATGCCGATAGCGAAGGGTTTGTCTCCGCCATGGACACCCGTGCCCTCGGCATGGCAGTGGTCTCAATGGGCGGCGGCCGTCGTCAGGCTTCAGACACCATTGATTACAGCGTCGGCTTTACCGATATGGCCCGTCTGGGCGACAGCGTTGACGGCCAACGTCCGCTGGCGGTGATCCACGCCAAAGACGAAGCCAGCTGGCAGGAAGCGGCGAAAGCGGTGAAAGCGGCCATCACGCTTGACGATAAAGCACCGGAAACCACACCGACTGTCTATCGCCGTATCACCGAATAG
- a CDS encoding DUF1328 domain-containing protein, producing the protein MFRWGIIFLVIALIAAALGFGGLAGTAAWAAKIVFVVGIILFLVSLFTGRRRP; encoded by the coding sequence ATGTTTCGTTGGGGCATTATATTTCTGGTTATCGCGTTAATTGCCGCCGCATTGGGCTTTGGTGGACTGGCAGGTACAGCGGCATGGGCAGCTAAAATTGTCTTCGTTGTGGGTATTATTCTGTTCCTGGTCAGCCTGTTTACGGGTCGTAGACGTCCGTAG